The nucleotide window GCGGGCGGGGGCGACGGCATGAGCGGGGCGTCCGCCCCGGCCGGCCCGGTCACGAGAGGAGGCCCGCGGTGAGCGCCGCCGACATCCGGGTCCTCGTCATCGAGGACGATCCGGTCGCCGCCGACGCGCACGCCCTGTACGTCGGGCGGGTGCCCGGCTTCACCGTCTCCGGCACCGTGCACTCCGGCGCCGGCGCCCGCCGCCATCTGGAGGCGCACGGCGTCGATCTGCTGCTGCTCGACCTCTATCTGCCCGACGGCCACGGGCTGGCGCTGGTGCGCACGCTGCGCGCGGCCGGGCACACCGCCGACATCATCGCGGTCACCTCCGCCCGCGACCTGACGATGGTGCGCGAGGGCGTCTCGCTCGGCGTGGTGCAGTACGTCCTCAAGCCGTTCACCTTCGCCACCCTGCGCGACCGGCTCACCCGCTACGCCCGGTTCCGCGCCACCACCGGCGAGGCCAGCGGGCAGGACGAGGTGGACCGGGCGCTCGCGGCGCTGCGCTCGCCCCAGCCGGCCGCGCTACCCAAGGGGCTGACGGCGGCCACCCTGCGGGCGGTGACCGATGTGCTGCGAGCCGCCGGCGGCGGGCTGACGGCCACCGAGGCCGCCGCCGACGTGGGAATCTCCCGGATCACCGCGCGCCGCTATCTGGAACATCTCGTGGTCGGCGGCCGGGCCGCCCGCGCACCCCAGTACGGCCAGGTCGGCCGGCCCGAATTGCGCTATCGCTGGTCGGGCCATTGACCGGCTGTGACCGGTGACTTACTTTCAGCTGGCAGCCCCTCGTGGCCAGTTGGAGGTCGTGCCGTGCGCCCCACCGCCCCGCTGATTCTTCTCGCCGCCGCCGTCGTGGCCGCCGGCACGCTCACCGCCTGCGGCGGCGGGCCGGACGGCGACCGCAACACCGTCAAGGTCGCCTTCATCAAGGACACCAACAGCAAGGTCACCGTCCGGGACGACTATGTCCGCCTGGTGGCACGGCAGTTCGAGAAGCAGCACCCCGGGAAGACGGTCCGGCTGATCCCGATCCAGGCCTCGGAGAACGACTACTACACCAAGATCCAGCAGATGATGCGCTCCCCGCGGACCACACCGGACCTGGTCTACGAGGACACCTTCCTGGTCAACTCCGACATCAAGGCCGGGCTGTTGCGCCCGCTGGACGCGCAGCTGCGCGGCTGGAAACAGTGGCGGCAGTTCGAGCCGGCCGCGAAGGCCGCGGCCCGGGGGCAGGACGGCAGGACGTACGGCGTCCCGGACGGCACGGACACCCGCGGGCTGTGGTTCAACAAGAAGATCTTCAAGAAGGCCGGACTGCCCGCGAACTGGCGGCCCCGGACCTGGGACGAGGTGCTGGACGCGGCCCGGACGGTCCGGCGCAAAGTCCCCGGCGTCATCCCGCTGAACGTCTTCACCGGCAAGGGCGCGGGCGAGGCCGCCGTGATGCAGGGCTTCGAGATGCTGCTGTACGGCACCGGCGAGAACCAGCTCTACGACCCGGGCAGCGGGAAGTGGGTCACCGGCACCCGGGGCTTCCGCGACAGCCTGGCCTTCCTCGACACCGTCTACAAGGAGAAGCTCGGGCCCGAGGTGTCCGATGCGCTGAGCCCCAACATCCAGACCAATGTGGCCGCCGAGCTGCTGCCCGAGGAGAAGCTCGCGATCGACCTCGACGGCTCGTGGCTGGGCCAGCAGTGGCAGCCGACCGGCGGCGGCAACCCCTGGCCCGCCTGGTCGACGACGCTGGGCCAGGCACCGTTCCCCACCCAGCACGGCGCCCCGCCCGGCCGGGTCAGCCTGGCCGGCGGCTGGACCTGGTCGGTGCCGCGGCAGGCCCGGCAGCCGGCGGCGGCCTGGCAGCTGATCAAGACCTTCCAGTCCCGGCAGAACGCCCTCGAATGGTGCGTACGGGGCGCGCAGATCGCGGTGCGCAAGGACGTCGCGGCCGACCCGCGCTACCTGAAGTCCGTGCCCGGCATCGGCTTCTTCACCGGTCTGGTCCCGATCAGCCGGTACCGGCCCGCGCTGCCCGACTACCCCAAGGTCGCCGCGGCGATCGGCGAGGCGATGGAGGCGGTCACCGCCGGTGACTCCTCGCCGGACCGGGCGGCCGGGGACTATGACGCGTCGCTGCCCTCGCTCGTCGGCGGCCGGACCGTCGCCAAGCCGTGAGCGCCCGCGCCGCCGGGGCCGCCCCGCCCGCACCACCGACACCGCGCCGCACCGCGCGGGCCGCCCCTCCGCTGCGCTGGGTCCCGCTGGTCCCGGCCACCCTCCTGCTGCTGCTCTTCCTCGCCGGGCCGATCGGCTACTGCGTCTGGCTCGCCTTCACCGACACCCAGCTGAGCGGCCAGGAGTCCGCGTCCTTCGTCGGCCT belongs to Streptomyces sp. NBC_01454 and includes:
- a CDS encoding extracellular solute-binding protein, with protein sequence MRPTAPLILLAAAVVAAGTLTACGGGPDGDRNTVKVAFIKDTNSKVTVRDDYVRLVARQFEKQHPGKTVRLIPIQASENDYYTKIQQMMRSPRTTPDLVYEDTFLVNSDIKAGLLRPLDAQLRGWKQWRQFEPAAKAAARGQDGRTYGVPDGTDTRGLWFNKKIFKKAGLPANWRPRTWDEVLDAARTVRRKVPGVIPLNVFTGKGAGEAAVMQGFEMLLYGTGENQLYDPGSGKWVTGTRGFRDSLAFLDTVYKEKLGPEVSDALSPNIQTNVAAELLPEEKLAIDLDGSWLGQQWQPTGGGNPWPAWSTTLGQAPFPTQHGAPPGRVSLAGGWTWSVPRQARQPAAAWQLIKTFQSRQNALEWCVRGAQIAVRKDVAADPRYLKSVPGIGFFTGLVPISRYRPALPDYPKVAAAIGEAMEAVTAGDSSPDRAAGDYDASLPSLVGGRTVAKP
- a CDS encoding response regulator, which gives rise to MSAADIRVLVIEDDPVAADAHALYVGRVPGFTVSGTVHSGAGARRHLEAHGVDLLLLDLYLPDGHGLALVRTLRAAGHTADIIAVTSARDLTMVREGVSLGVVQYVLKPFTFATLRDRLTRYARFRATTGEASGQDEVDRALAALRSPQPAALPKGLTAATLRAVTDVLRAAGGGLTATEAAADVGISRITARRYLEHLVVGGRAARAPQYGQVGRPELRYRWSGH